The uncultured Campylobacter sp. genome segment CATCGATTTATCTATCGCTTTTAGCATATCGTAAATCGTCAGCAGCCCCACGCTCACGCCCGTTAGCGCCTCCATCTCGACGCCCGTTTTGCCCGTGATTTTTACAGTTACGAAAAGCTTAAATGCGCACTCGCTCGCAAGCTCCTCAATATCGGTTTTAATCGAAGTAATCATAAGCGGATGGGTCATTGGTATTAGCTCGCTCGTCTTTTTGGCGCCCATTATCGCAGCAACGACGGCGGTTTGAAGCACGGGGCCTTTTTTGGCCGTGTTTTGCTTGACGGCGGCAAACGCCTCCGCACTCATTCGTATGATGCCGCTAGCGGTGGCTACGCGTTCACTATTCTCTTTAGCGCCGACATCTACCATGCGCGGCATATTGTTTTCGTCGATATGTGAAAGCATAAAATTCCTTGCAGTTTTTGGCGGGATTATAGCAGAATTTCGGGCATAAAAAAAGCCCGAGCTTTTAAACTCGGGCTTCATACAAAAAGGAGGTTTTATCTTGTCGGACAAAGACGATTATACTACCTAAACAGTAAATAGAAATAAAATATATCCTTTTTAGGCGAACCCTTTCGCGCTTAATTTATAGCCGTTTTTAAAATTTAATGGCATGCTATGGCGCGCTATGTGGGAATTTGAATCGGTAAAGAAATGAAACAGAGCTAAAGAGCAAAGATAAAATTTAAAGCAGTTCGTGGTTATTTTGGCTCAATATGGACGATCAAAAGAACGGAGCAGAGCGCTCTGCCGAGGCAGCATAAATAAAACACCGCAAAGAAGCGGCTTAAATTCAATGCCGTCTCGCTGGCTATAAATTTAAGCTCGTTTTGCTTAAACTCAATGCCTCGCGCGCAATACAGCGTAAATTTAGACCTTTCACGCGAGCTTTAAACGGCGCAGGCGCGGATTAAAATAGCGCGCGCAAATTTAAACATCGTCGCGCAAAATCCGGCCTGCGTTTGAAATTTAGCTCGTTTAAATTTTAAACGTTTTTAGCAGGCTGCCTAAGCTTAACCCCTTATTTTCGCCGTTTGCACCGTCTCCTAAAAGATCGCCCAAAAAGTTACTTGCGTCGTTGATATCGATTTTGCCGTCGCCGTTGAGGTCGAGCTTGGCGCTTGCGATTTTGCTGATCAGCGCGCTAAAATCCACCCCTTTGCTATCGACGGCGTTTGCTTGCACGTCCTCGCCGCCGCCCAAAAGTCCGCCCAGCATCGAGCCTAGCGAGCTAGATCCGCCGCTTTCGTTTTTGCTTAAAAAATTTGAGCTGATGCCCGCAATTATCGCATTTATCTGATCGTCGGGCAGATCCACGCCTAGAAATTTTTCGATAAAAGCGACCGGACCGCTTTGAAATTCTCTTAAATTTTTATCGTCGCTTTTGAGCGCAGAGACCATATTTACAAGTCCATTTATGTCCATTTACGCCTCCTTGATCTTGGCTTTCGGGGCCTGTTTTACGATAAGCTCTATTACTTTTAGGGCGTCCGCCTTGACCTCAAAATCCTTGCTGACGGCGATGATCTGTCCGTTGCTAGCCGTTAGGCGGAAGCGAACCTTGTCTGCTTTATCGGTGTAAAGCTCAAATTTCGGATTGTTTAGCTTCTCGCCGCCTGAGATTTGATCCTCGATCTTATTTAGCGCGGCGTTTTTTGCGACGCTTTCGATGCCGTTTTTGCAAGCGGCCTTGCTCGTGTAAACCTCGGAGGTACATAGCACGTGTCCGTCATAGAGTAGATCGAATTTGCAGCCATCCTTGGCGTCTTTGATTAAAAACTCAGCCATTTTTTTATCCTTTCGTAAAAGATATCATTATTTTAGCTAAAATTTTAATAAATATTTTTAATAGGCGCAGAATTTTCTGCTAAAATTGCGCGCAAATTTCATTTACAAAGGATCATAATGATAAAGGCTCTACGTTTTAGCTTGATTTTTGCCGCTACTTTAGGATTTGGCGCGGATGAGAGCGATGCATTATTTAAGGATATAAGGACGCGTCTGGGCTGCAATCTAGCCGCACAGGACTGCGAGACTAACGCCGGCGGGCAGAAGGCGCTCTTTAGCGTAGCGCGCCATCCGATCGAAGCGGGAGTAAACGAGCTAAAAATAAGCGGAATTTCGCGTGAGCTAAAAAATCCGAGCGTTAAAATTTCGGGCGTGAGTATGAATATGGGCAATGCGGAATTCCCGCTAAAGCGCAGTGTAGACGGCTATGAAGCGACGCTTGATGTTGCAGTGTGCACGCACGCCGTAATGCGCTACAAACTTGAAATTTACGAGGATGGCGAGCCTAGCGGGCTTTTTGTGTATTTTGATCTACGAAAGCGTGCTACAGATCGAGACCGAGGCGAAGACATCCATTTGCATCACCACGAGCATTAGATGCGCCCAGTTTGTGCGCGGGGTAAAATTTGCGCTTTTTCAGACACGACGCTTTAGGGGAACTTGCACGTTGATTGTAGAAAATTTTACAAATTTTATAAGGCGCCGC includes the following:
- a CDS encoding DUF1508 domain-containing protein codes for the protein MAEFLIKDAKDGCKFDLLYDGHVLCTSEVYTSKAACKNGIESVAKNAALNKIEDQISGGEKLNNPKFELYTDKADKVRFRLTASNGQIIAVSKDFEVKADALKVIELIVKQAPKAKIKEA
- the moaC gene encoding cyclic pyranopterin monophosphate synthase MoaC; translation: MLSHIDENNMPRMVDVGAKENSERVATASGIIRMSAEAFAAVKQNTAKKGPVLQTAVVAAIMGAKKTSELIPMTHPLMITSIKTDIEELASECAFKLFVTVKITGKTGVEMEALTGVSVGLLTIYDMLKAIDKSMQITDIVLQRKEGGKSGVYIRG